The Labilibaculum sp. sequence GACTGCCTTGTTGGGTGCGATCTCAGGAATATCGCTCTTGGTAGGTGGTATCGGCATTATGAATATTATGTATGTTTCGGTTACCGAACGTACCCGTGAAATTGGTCTTCGGCTTTCGGTTGGTGGTCGCGGTAATGATATCCTGATGCAATTCCTGATTGAATCTATTTTGTTAAGTGCATTTGGAGGGGTTATTGGAATTACTTTAGGAATATTGGCTACTCAGATTACGGCGTCGGTTATGAACTGGCCGGTAGTTATTTCTCCTCTTTCGGTGATTATGTCATTTCTGGTTTGTTCTGCCATTGGTATTTTTTTCGGATGGTACCCTGCCCGTAAAGCTGCCAGCCTAAACCCGATTGATGCTTTGAGATACGAATAATACCAGCCGTTTGAGCGGATGGAAGGAAGGAGATAAAGTGAATATTCTAGTCGTCTGAATGGGATATTAAAATCTGTTCAAATCATTTTTTTTAGAGTAGCGGTTAATTATCTTTGGTAAAAATAAAATCAATGGCTAAAATTTTAAGCATATCTGATAAAAAAATCAGCGTAGGATTGCATGTTATTGCCTGGATTATAATTATCAGTATTCCATTCTATTTAAATAGTGCTTTTGACTCAAGTGACAGGCATCATTTGTATCAATTTTATGTGCATACTCTTTCTGCAGGATTTATTTTTTATGTTAGCTATCTTTGGTTGATACCAAGTTTTTTTCTTCAGGATAGAAAAGTAAGTTATCTTGTTATCCTTTCCGGATTGATTCTGGGGACCTACTTTTTGACTTCCTATATTAATGATACGATTCTTTTTGATTCGGTTCAGAATGCCAAATTTCAGGAAGTCATGAAAAAATTGACCGAAGACAATAATATACGGCCTCCGATGAAGGCTTTCGGGATTTATAACCACATTCTGGTTTCGTTTCTGATTTCGGGTTTTGCAATGGGGCTTGGTGTGATGAAAAAATTGAAACAGAATGAAGAAAAACAAAAGGAGCTTGAAAAGGAAAAACTAAACTCGGAACTGGCCTTCCTGAAAAATCAGGTTAGTCCGCACTTTTTCTTCAATACCCTAAATAATATTTACTCGCTAATTGGTATTGACGGGTCAACGGCACAGGAATCGGTGCTGAAACTTTCGAAATTGATGCGATATCTGCTTTACGAATCGGAACATGGCGAAACGCTAATGAGTCACGAAATAGATTTTATGAGCAATTACATCGATCTGATGAAGCTTAGGCTGAGTTCCAGAGTGGAATTACAGATCGAATTCCCGAAAGACTATACTGATTTTTCGATCCCACCATTACTTTTTGTTCCATTTGTCGAGAATGCTTTTAAGCATGGATTGAGTTACCGCGACCGTTCATTCATTACTATTGGAATGGAAATTGAGGATGACCAGATTCATTTTTATTGTGAAAACAGTGTTGGGCAAAGAGGTCGGGTGGATGATTTGCAATACTCGGGTATAGGTCTTGAAAATGTAAAAAAGAGGCTGAATCTTCTATTTCCCGATCAATACGATTTAAAAATCAGCAACAATGAACCAACTTTCAAGGTCGATCTGCACATTAAAAAATTGACAACATGAAATTGAGAGCTATTGTTATCGACGATGAACCGCTTGCCCTTAGTTTAGTGAGCGAATACATTAAGAAAACACCTTTTCTGGAATTGGTTGGTGAATTTGATCATCCGCTGGATGCGATTGATTTTTTATCGTTGCAACCGGTCGATTTAATTTTTGTTGACATACAAATGCCTGATTTGACAGGGATTGAATTTACACGAAGTCTTGAAGGTGCGCATAAAATTATTTTTACAACTGCTTACGAGAAGTACGCTCTTGAAGGTTTTAAATTAAATGCGCTTGATTATCTACTGAAGCCGTTTAGCTATGAAGAATTTCTTAAAGCGGCCAGAAAAGCGCATAAACAATGTGAATTGGAAATGGATGCACAACCAATCATTCAATCCAACAGTCAGTTTTTGTTCCTTAAGTCGGAGTATAAAATCCGTCGGATTAATTTTAATGATATTTTATTCATCGAGGGGTTAAAAGATTACATTAAAGTTCATACGATAGAAAATGAGAAACCAATTTTATCGCTCAATTCAATGAAGTCACTTGAACAAAAATTGCCGAAAAACAGATTTATGCGTGTTCACCGGTCGTATATTGTTAATCTTGATAAAATTGACACTATAGAGCGCAGCCGTATTATTTTTGGAAAGACATACATACCGGTGAGTGATATGTATAAAGAGAGATTTCAGGAATATTTGGATAAGAATTTTTTATAATACGCTATAAA is a genomic window containing:
- a CDS encoding LytTR family DNA-binding domain-containing protein — its product is MKLRAIVIDDEPLALSLVSEYIKKTPFLELVGEFDHPLDAIDFLSLQPVDLIFVDIQMPDLTGIEFTRSLEGAHKIIFTTAYEKYALEGFKLNALDYLLKPFSYEEFLKAARKAHKQCELEMDAQPIIQSNSQFLFLKSEYKIRRINFNDILFIEGLKDYIKVHTIENEKPILSLNSMKSLEQKLPKNRFMRVHRSYIVNLDKIDTIERSRIIFGKTYIPVSDMYKERFQEYLDKNFL
- a CDS encoding histidine kinase; protein product: MAKILSISDKKISVGLHVIAWIIIISIPFYLNSAFDSSDRHHLYQFYVHTLSAGFIFYVSYLWLIPSFFLQDRKVSYLVILSGLILGTYFLTSYINDTILFDSVQNAKFQEVMKKLTEDNNIRPPMKAFGIYNHILVSFLISGFAMGLGVMKKLKQNEEKQKELEKEKLNSELAFLKNQVSPHFFFNTLNNIYSLIGIDGSTAQESVLKLSKLMRYLLYESEHGETLMSHEIDFMSNYIDLMKLRLSSRVELQIEFPKDYTDFSIPPLLFVPFVENAFKHGLSYRDRSFITIGMEIEDDQIHFYCENSVGQRGRVDDLQYSGIGLENVKKRLNLLFPDQYDLKISNNEPTFKVDLHIKKLTT